The Halomicronema hongdechloris C2206 genome includes a window with the following:
- a CDS encoding pentapeptide repeat-containing protein, translating into MSASHPAAINTAAALRQAYAAGQRYLSGITLTGADLSHVILKGSDLSYSDLSQANFSQANLRGVDLSYAILRQANFSHADLRGAMLIGTDLRDANLTGANVEAADYDPDETQLPAGFDPATAGMRAVR; encoded by the coding sequence ATGTCTGCCTCTCATCCTGCTGCCATTAACACTGCAGCTGCCCTGCGCCAAGCCTATGCCGCCGGGCAGCGATACTTGAGCGGTATCACCCTCACCGGCGCTGATCTCAGTCATGTCATTCTCAAAGGGAGTGATCTCAGCTATAGCGACCTCAGCCAGGCCAACTTCAGCCAGGCCAATCTGCGCGGAGTTGACCTCAGCTACGCCATACTGCGCCAGGCTAACTTTAGCCATGCCGACCTGCGGGGAGCCATGTTAATTGGCACCGACCTCCGGGATGCTAACTTGACGGGAGCCAATGTGGAAGCTGCCGACTATGACCCTGATGAGACTCAACTTCCAGCAGGATTTGACCCTGCTACCGCCGGCATGCGAGCCGTGCGCTGA
- the folP gene encoding dihydropteroate synthase, which translates to MKTLPTWTIRDRIFRWGSRTYLMGILNVTPDSFSDGGQFDTVEAALAQAQRLVHADLDILDIGGQSTRPGAAEVSVGEEIERVIPVIAALRAHSDPALQTIPISVDTTRAQVARAAIRAGADLVNDISGGTFDSAMLSTVADLGVPIVLMHIRGTPATMQQYTDYEDVVGDIARFLRRQIDDAIAVGIDPSHIAIDPGIGFAKSYPQNIDVLQRLRDLQALGYPLLVGPSRKSFIGWILDQPDPQQRLWGTAAACCAAIAHGADMLRVHDGPEMRDVCRVADAIWRRRF; encoded by the coding sequence ATGAAGACCCTTCCTACCTGGACCATTCGCGATCGCATCTTCCGCTGGGGCTCGCGCACCTATCTGATGGGCATTCTCAATGTCACCCCCGACAGCTTCAGTGACGGTGGCCAGTTCGACACCGTAGAGGCTGCCCTAGCCCAGGCCCAGCGGTTGGTGCATGCTGACCTCGACATCCTCGATATTGGCGGCCAATCGACCCGACCTGGGGCGGCAGAGGTCTCGGTCGGTGAGGAGATAGAGCGGGTGATTCCAGTGATTGCAGCCCTACGAGCCCATAGCGATCCGGCCCTGCAGACCATTCCCATTTCCGTAGATACGACTCGGGCTCAGGTGGCCCGGGCGGCGATTCGAGCCGGGGCCGATCTGGTCAATGACATCTCGGGCGGGACCTTCGATAGTGCCATGCTGTCGACGGTCGCCGATCTGGGGGTGCCCATCGTCTTGATGCACATTCGCGGCACCCCAGCCACCATGCAGCAATACACCGATTATGAGGATGTGGTCGGCGACATTGCTCGATTTTTGCGGCGTCAAATCGACGATGCGATCGCAGTGGGCATCGATCCCAGTCACATTGCCATTGACCCTGGCATCGGCTTTGCCAAGAGTTATCCCCAAAATATAGATGTTTTGCAGCGTCTACGGGACTTACAAGCCCTGGGCTACCCCCTATTGGTGGGGCCGTCTCGCAAGAGCTTTATTGGCTGGATTCTCGATCAGCCCGATCCACAGCAGCGGCTGTGGGGAACGGCGGCAGCCTGTTGCGCGGCCATTGCCCATGGAGCCGATATGCTACGAGTGCACGATGGCCCCGAGATGCGGGATGTCTGCCGTGTCGCTGATGCCATTTGGCGCCGCAGGTTTTAG
- the psbQ gene encoding photosystem II protein PsbQ: MARYRSVLSLVLAAIATFVVGCGSANQAQPPSYTPERLEQIETYTPRVISLRERFPELGDYIQQKDWINLQSFIHGPLGELRTRLNWLASQLIPPERERAQELAQEVFRHLERVDLAADERNQVQANQEYRHALDDFDAFIELLPNQAG; encoded by the coding sequence ATGGCACGATATCGTTCAGTTCTAAGCCTGGTATTGGCTGCGATCGCAACCTTTGTAGTGGGCTGCGGTTCGGCTAATCAGGCCCAGCCTCCCAGTTATACCCCAGAGCGCCTAGAGCAAATCGAGACCTACACGCCTAGGGTAATATCCTTGCGGGAGCGATTCCCAGAACTCGGAGACTATATCCAACAGAAAGATTGGATCAATCTACAGAGCTTTATCCATGGTCCCCTGGGAGAATTACGGACTCGCCTAAACTGGTTGGCTAGTCAACTCATCCCACCGGAGCGCGAACGGGCCCAGGAATTAGCTCAAGAAGTCTTTCGGCATCTAGAGCGAGTTGATTTAGCCGCCGATGAGCGTAACCAGGTGCAGGCTAATCAGGAATATCGCCATGCCCTAGATGACTTTGACGCGTTCATAGAGCTACTCCCTAACCAGGCTGGATAG
- a CDS encoding NAD(P)/FAD-dependent oxidoreductase → MLVSVIAMTFPSVLHRPPLLRIVIIGCGIIGATVAYELSREPGITVQVLDHQTPAQASTGAALGVLMGAISHKTKGRAWRLREASLQRYDALIAEVEAITGQTIPYNRQGILSLCFDATELPRWQSLQRLRQQQGWPLEIWSPDHLGQACPHIDPQQVVAAIYSPRDRQVNPTVLTQALVDAAQHQGAHCDFTASVQALHRHGDGVTVETSEGSHDADRVIISAGLGSSALTAAWPQPVAMVPVLGQAVRLRLLQPLGKSDFQPVINGHDIHLVPLGHQEYWLGATVEFPPAEHSPTADPARLEAVVQGGVAYCPALATAEVVEQWQGLRPRPQGQPAPVIQPLAEDERIWLATGHYRNGVLLAPGTALTLKQRLMAE, encoded by the coding sequence GTGCTAGTATCCGTTATTGCCATGACCTTCCCTAGTGTCTTGCATCGACCGCCACTGCTTCGGATCGTCATCATTGGCTGTGGCATCATCGGAGCCACTGTAGCCTACGAACTCAGCCGAGAGCCTGGGATAACCGTTCAGGTGCTAGATCATCAAACCCCGGCCCAGGCCTCCACTGGAGCCGCCCTAGGCGTCTTGATGGGGGCCATCAGCCACAAGACCAAGGGACGGGCTTGGCGTCTCCGGGAAGCCAGTCTGCAGCGGTACGACGCGTTGATTGCAGAAGTCGAGGCGATCACTGGCCAGACGATTCCCTACAACCGCCAGGGCATCTTAAGTCTCTGCTTTGACGCCACCGAGCTTCCCCGTTGGCAGAGCCTTCAGCGTCTGCGGCAGCAACAGGGATGGCCCTTAGAAATCTGGTCACCGGACCACCTAGGACAGGCGTGTCCCCACATCGATCCCCAGCAAGTGGTGGCAGCCATCTATTCCCCTCGAGATCGCCAGGTCAATCCGACGGTGTTGACCCAGGCGTTAGTAGACGCCGCTCAGCATCAGGGCGCCCATTGTGATTTCACAGCATCGGTACAAGCGCTGCACCGCCATGGCGATGGGGTCACCGTAGAGACCTCCGAGGGCAGCCATGATGCCGACCGAGTGATCATCTCCGCTGGTTTGGGATCTTCTGCCCTCACGGCTGCCTGGCCGCAGCCTGTGGCCATGGTACCGGTACTGGGGCAAGCGGTGCGGCTACGGCTGCTCCAGCCCTTAGGGAAGTCCGACTTTCAGCCGGTAATCAATGGTCATGATATCCATCTAGTGCCCCTGGGGCACCAGGAATATTGGCTGGGGGCCACAGTGGAGTTTCCCCCAGCAGAACACTCCCCCACTGCCGATCCCGCTCGGCTGGAGGCGGTGGTGCAGGGGGGGGTCGCCTATTGCCCGGCCCTGGCGACTGCCGAGGTGGTGGAGCAATGGCAGGGGCTAAGACCTCGACCCCAGGGGCAACCGGCCCCAGTGATTCAGCCCCTGGCTGAGGATGAGCGGATCTGGCTGGCCACGGGGCACTATCGCAATGGCGTGTTACTGGCTCCAGGGACTGCCTTGACCCTTAAGCAGAGGCTGATGGCGGAGTGA
- a CDS encoding sulfurtransferase: MALVSYPQHLVHPDWLHDHLQDDTVVVVDCRFSLQAPEQGRQNYEAGHIPGAHYLALNQDLSGPVAIHGGRHPLPDLEAVSKRFESLGITSDPPTYVVAYDDSRFAFASRLWWLLRYLGHDAVAVLDGGLQGWQARGYGLSTEVPQPASGRFSPRLQADWLVDIDYVRQRQGQRETLLIDSRSPARYRGEQEPIDPVAGSIPGSVNYFWQAVSDGQGQMRSQRHLQAHWASLRDADEVIVYCGSGVTACVNLLSQAIAGEPMHKLYLGGWSDWCSYLVTPPSASA, from the coding sequence ATGGCACTGGTGAGCTATCCCCAACATCTCGTTCATCCCGACTGGCTGCATGACCATCTGCAGGATGACACGGTCGTAGTGGTAGACTGTCGATTTTCGCTACAAGCCCCTGAGCAAGGGCGCCAGAACTATGAAGCGGGGCATATTCCGGGCGCCCATTATCTGGCTCTGAACCAGGACCTATCTGGTCCGGTGGCGATCCATGGGGGGCGCCATCCCCTGCCCGATTTAGAGGCCGTGAGCAAGCGGTTCGAAAGCCTGGGCATTACCTCTGATCCGCCCACCTATGTGGTGGCCTATGATGATAGTCGCTTTGCCTTTGCCTCACGGTTGTGGTGGCTGTTGCGCTATCTCGGCCACGATGCCGTGGCGGTGCTAGATGGTGGTCTACAGGGATGGCAAGCTCGGGGCTATGGCCTCAGTACTGAGGTGCCCCAACCCGCCTCGGGTCGGTTTAGTCCCCGGCTCCAAGCGGATTGGCTGGTGGATATCGATTATGTGCGTCAACGCCAGGGACAGAGGGAGACCCTGCTAATTGATTCCCGCTCACCAGCGCGCTATCGGGGGGAGCAGGAGCCCATCGATCCGGTTGCCGGCAGTATTCCGGGCTCTGTGAATTATTTCTGGCAAGCGGTGAGTGATGGCCAGGGCCAGATGCGATCGCAGCGTCACCTCCAAGCTCACTGGGCCTCCTTGAGAGATGCTGACGAGGTAATTGTCTACTGCGGCTCCGGGGTCACCGCCTGCGTCAACTTGCTGTCCCAAGCTATTGCCGGTGAACCCATGCACAAGCTCTACCTAGGGGGCTGGAGCGACTGGTGCTCTTACCTAGTCACTCCGCCATCAGCCTCTGCTTAA
- a CDS encoding TIGR00341 family protein, whose amino-acid sequence MKGTLQKLVNRYFSGRRVSPRALKHMRDSLLDESLTERNYIVLIIGSCIIATLGLLANSAAVIIGAMLVAPLMQPIRGIAFGILEGDAELIQTGLRALSWGSLLAVGLSTLIGLSIDLPGYGSEVLSRSQPNLLDLGIAVTAGGISGFAKVEPKISNTLAGTAIAVALMPPICVVGLGLAQWEMGLTTGSLLLYLTNLLGITLACMLAFWLAGYSPFQRASRPLGWTMAITSLLVLPLGYSSVELLRQNRLEAHVKDILLGGTLTFQRLQLIRMDTDWLVEPPEVTLVVYARDPVTPKQVQLVEAYLTQRMRQPFRLIFEVSQVEAITRDSQALPQDWQDNSPALQPPEPRQPVTTPAMPPETGPDSSATSAPRPSTPTATGSSTPATASTPAAPDQ is encoded by the coding sequence TTGAAGGGCACACTCCAGAAACTGGTCAATCGTTACTTTTCTGGACGACGGGTATCTCCCCGGGCCCTTAAACACATGCGGGATAGCTTGCTAGATGAGTCACTGACCGAGCGTAACTACATTGTGCTCATCATCGGCTCCTGCATTATCGCCACCCTGGGGCTGCTCGCCAACAGCGCCGCCGTGATTATCGGGGCCATGCTGGTGGCGCCCCTGATGCAACCCATTCGGGGCATTGCCTTTGGCATTCTAGAGGGCGATGCGGAGCTGATCCAAACCGGGTTGAGGGCCCTGAGCTGGGGCAGTCTGCTAGCCGTGGGGCTATCGACCTTGATTGGCCTCTCAATTGATCTACCCGGCTATGGCAGCGAGGTCTTATCCCGATCCCAACCCAATTTGCTGGATCTAGGCATTGCCGTCACGGCTGGGGGCATTAGTGGCTTTGCCAAGGTGGAGCCGAAAATCTCCAATACCTTGGCGGGTACAGCCATCGCCGTTGCCTTAATGCCACCCATTTGTGTGGTGGGCTTGGGCCTGGCGCAATGGGAAATGGGGCTAACGACGGGGTCGTTGTTACTCTATCTCACTAATTTGTTGGGAATTACCCTGGCCTGTATGCTGGCCTTCTGGCTGGCGGGGTATTCCCCTTTTCAGCGGGCCAGTCGACCTCTGGGGTGGACCATGGCCATCACCAGTCTGTTGGTGTTGCCCTTGGGGTATAGCTCGGTGGAGTTGCTGCGCCAGAACCGTCTGGAAGCCCATGTGAAAGACATTCTGTTGGGGGGGACATTGACCTTTCAACGGTTGCAGTTGATTCGTATGGATACCGATTGGCTGGTGGAGCCGCCTGAAGTGACGCTGGTGGTCTATGCCCGAGATCCTGTTACCCCGAAACAAGTGCAGTTGGTCGAAGCCTATCTGACCCAGCGCATGCGACAACCGTTTCGGCTCATCTTTGAAGTCAGCCAAGTGGAAGCCATTACCCGTGACTCTCAAGCCTTGCCCCAAGACTGGCAAGATAATTCCCCAGCTTTGCAGCCGCCTGAGCCGAGGCAGCCTGTGACCACTCCTGCGATGCCACCAGAGACTGGCCCTGACAGTTCAGCCACCTCAGCTCCGAGACCATCAACCCCCACTGCGACGGGCTCTTCAACCCCTGCTACCGCCTCTACACCGGCGGCACCCGACCAGTAA
- a CDS encoding flotillin family protein — MSIIIALLAVLLGASGGILLVVKNLYYICQPSEVLIFAGDRRSVPDRGAVGYRLVKGGSSIRKPLLEKAFRMELTNMIIELKVTNAYSKGGIPLKVDGVANIKIAGEEPTIHNAIERLLGKSRQAIETIARETLEGNLRGVLASLTPEQVNEDKMAFVRNLLDEAEDDLEHLGLILDNLQIQNISDDVDYLNSIGRKQRAELLRDARIAEAEAKTASALQAAEDQRKTALGEIAATIETTRAEAHRRRQDALTQRQAAISEAESEIAASVARTQAELAVQRERRNQVEQQLQADVVAPAEAACQQAQADAKGQAAHIVEDGKALAEGIRELAEVWAFAGDHAREIFLFQKLEPLLKHLVATVPDLDVEKITVIDPGQGNGATKLAAFLEQLRQSTGIDLAEMAHRWGQSPNQTAPPQVISAKPEASEKSAEINQKQDRRQ; from the coding sequence ATGAGCATCATCATTGCCTTACTCGCCGTTCTCTTAGGGGCCTCCGGCGGCATTCTGTTGGTGGTCAAAAATCTGTACTACATCTGCCAACCCAGTGAGGTGCTGATCTTTGCCGGAGATCGCCGCTCCGTTCCCGATCGAGGGGCGGTCGGCTATCGCCTGGTCAAAGGGGGCAGCAGTATCCGTAAGCCCTTGTTGGAAAAAGCCTTCCGCATGGAGTTGACCAACATGATCATCGAGCTGAAGGTGACCAATGCCTACTCCAAGGGCGGCATTCCCCTCAAGGTAGACGGCGTAGCCAACATCAAAATCGCCGGCGAAGAACCCACCATCCACAATGCCATCGAACGCTTGCTGGGCAAGAGTCGGCAAGCGATTGAAACCATCGCCCGAGAAACCCTGGAAGGTAATCTACGCGGGGTATTAGCCAGTCTCACGCCAGAGCAAGTGAACGAGGATAAGATGGCCTTCGTCAGGAATCTCTTGGATGAAGCCGAAGACGATCTGGAACACCTGGGGTTGATTCTAGACAATCTGCAGATCCAGAATATCTCCGACGATGTCGATTATTTAAATTCGATTGGCCGCAAGCAACGGGCTGAACTACTGCGAGATGCTCGCATTGCCGAAGCCGAGGCCAAAACTGCATCGGCCTTACAGGCGGCCGAAGATCAGCGCAAGACAGCCCTGGGAGAAATTGCCGCCACCATCGAAACCACCCGAGCCGAAGCCCATCGTCGCCGGCAAGATGCGCTGACTCAGCGACAGGCAGCCATTTCGGAAGCGGAATCAGAAATTGCCGCCAGCGTTGCTCGCACCCAAGCCGAACTAGCGGTGCAGCGCGAACGTCGTAACCAGGTAGAACAACAGCTGCAGGCCGATGTCGTCGCACCGGCCGAGGCCGCCTGCCAGCAGGCCCAAGCCGATGCCAAGGGCCAGGCAGCCCATATTGTAGAAGATGGTAAGGCACTGGCCGAAGGCATCCGAGAACTCGCCGAAGTCTGGGCCTTTGCCGGAGATCATGCCCGCGAGATCTTTCTATTTCAAAAGCTCGAGCCTCTACTCAAACACCTGGTGGCAACGGTGCCGGATCTAGACGTGGAAAAAATTACCGTGATCGATCCGGGCCAAGGCAACGGAGCCACGAAATTGGCGGCTTTCCTGGAGCAATTGCGTCAAAGCACCGGGATTGATCTGGCTGAGATGGCCCATCGCTGGGGGCAGTCCCCTAATCAGACAGCCCCTCCTCAAGTCATTAGCGCCAAACCCGAGGCCTCTGAGAAGTCAGCAGAGATCAACCAGAAGCAGGACCGTCGTCAATGA
- a CDS encoding flotillin family protein produces the protein MTHTKLDPNSHAGDSVEGLSPPLPVMGQTSGPTADGVIMPLIATLVVAIIIIIWGVNAFIQICDPNKILIISGRRYKRKDGQVLGYRVIYGGRTLHIPVLETVKTMDLTTMPVPIEVTNAYAKGGTPLDIQAIANVKIARNESLVGNAIERFLGRHPKEIARVARETLEGNLRGVVATLTPEQLNEDRLQFAERIASDVRDDLAKLGLHLDTLKIQSVSDRVDYLNSIGRRQIANIVRDAEISESNAVAEAAQVEADCKRQSDVALTRARTAIQERENELRRITADVDKEARIEEERTKAAADEARARAQRELQAVRAQLEKARLEVEQVLPAQAQQRAQELQARGEAAKLEENARASAAASRLLADVWQSTGADASQLFLVQQLEVILQEAGQIPGRLHLGEVTVIDNGDGHAIASLLNAYPEMLRQFLQQSEQTLGIPLAGLPAAMTTPPPSTSTPATREEP, from the coding sequence ATGACACACACTAAGCTTGACCCGAATTCTCACGCCGGTGATAGCGTCGAAGGCCTATCGCCTCCCTTGCCGGTGATGGGGCAGACCAGTGGGCCAACCGCCGATGGCGTTATTATGCCTTTGATTGCCACCCTCGTCGTCGCCATCATCATTATCATTTGGGGCGTCAATGCCTTCATTCAGATCTGCGATCCCAATAAGATTTTGATCATCTCCGGGCGTCGCTACAAGCGGAAAGACGGGCAGGTCTTGGGGTATCGGGTGATCTACGGTGGCCGCACCCTGCACATACCGGTCCTGGAAACGGTCAAGACCATGGACCTGACCACCATGCCCGTCCCCATTGAAGTCACCAACGCCTACGCCAAAGGCGGCACCCCCCTCGATATTCAGGCCATCGCCAATGTCAAAATTGCCCGCAATGAATCCTTAGTGGGTAATGCCATCGAACGATTCCTTGGCCGCCATCCCAAAGAGATTGCTCGGGTGGCTCGAGAAACCCTAGAAGGCAACCTGCGGGGGGTCGTCGCTACCTTGACCCCAGAACAACTCAACGAAGACCGGTTGCAATTCGCCGAGCGCATCGCCAGTGACGTGCGCGACGATCTGGCTAAATTGGGCTTACATCTCGACACCTTAAAGATTCAAAGTGTCTCCGACCGGGTTGACTATCTCAACTCCATCGGCCGTCGCCAGATTGCCAACATTGTCAGAGATGCGGAAATTTCCGAATCCAATGCCGTGGCAGAAGCGGCCCAAGTGGAGGCAGACTGTAAACGCCAGAGTGATGTGGCCCTGACCCGAGCCCGCACCGCCATTCAAGAGCGAGAAAATGAACTGCGGCGCATTACCGCCGATGTGGACAAGGAGGCTCGCATCGAAGAAGAACGGACAAAAGCCGCCGCTGACGAAGCCCGGGCCCGGGCTCAGCGAGAACTGCAGGCGGTGCGAGCCCAGCTGGAAAAAGCTCGTCTGGAAGTCGAGCAGGTGCTCCCAGCCCAAGCCCAACAACGGGCCCAGGAACTGCAAGCCAGGGGGGAGGCGGCCAAACTCGAAGAAAATGCCCGGGCCTCGGCGGCGGCCAGCCGCCTCTTGGCAGACGTCTGGCAGAGCACTGGGGCTGATGCCTCTCAACTATTTTTGGTGCAGCAATTAGAAGTGATTCTGCAGGAAGCGGGGCAAATCCCGGGGCGTCTCCATCTGGGTGAGGTCACTGTCATTGATAATGGCGACGGCCATGCGATCGCATCCTTGCTCAATGCCTACCCCGAGATGCTGCGGCAGTTTCTCCAGCAATCCGAACAGACCTTAGGCATCCCCCTGGCGGGGCTACCGGCCGCCATGACAACCCCACCCCCCTCGACTTCAACCCCAGCCACTAGGGAGGAACCATGA
- a CDS encoding NfeD family protein, which produces MMLPYIICFAIGGVFVLLSALGGLDGVDFGDLDTADLDAAELDTADLDTAAIEAEVDDIDAGTHALTADQTRRFARPPKRLWLPVLSFRFWTFGLCFFGLTGLLLTWLQPDLPVAVIGAIATLMGILCGSLAAWILRLLGTHQANSMTTSDSLVGLIGTVEIPFDAHSRGKVRLSLKGSTIGFFAFTQEDRAFQPGETVLVVGLENNKLWVVSCEELKSPWLGVPE; this is translated from the coding sequence ATGATGCTCCCCTACATTATCTGTTTTGCCATTGGTGGCGTGTTTGTGCTGCTGTCTGCCTTAGGTGGCTTAGATGGAGTCGATTTTGGCGACTTGGACACCGCCGATTTAGACGCTGCCGAGCTAGATACTGCCGATCTAGACACTGCTGCTATTGAGGCGGAGGTCGACGATATCGACGCCGGTACCCATGCCTTGACGGCTGATCAGACGCGCCGATTCGCGAGACCACCTAAACGGCTATGGTTGCCGGTGTTGAGCTTCAGGTTCTGGACCTTTGGGCTCTGTTTCTTTGGCTTGACCGGTCTGCTGTTAACCTGGCTACAGCCCGATCTACCGGTGGCAGTGATTGGTGCGATCGCAACTTTAATGGGCATTCTGTGCGGCTCCCTCGCCGCCTGGATCCTGCGCCTACTGGGCACACACCAAGCCAACAGCATGACGACCTCTGACAGTCTAGTCGGCTTAATCGGCACCGTCGAAATTCCCTTTGATGCCCACAGCCGGGGAAAAGTCAGACTCAGTCTCAAGGGATCTACCATCGGCTTCTTTGCCTTCACTCAAGAAGACAGAGCCTTTCAACCGGGAGAGACGGTTCTCGTAGTTGGGCTCGAAAACAATAAGCTCTGGGTTGTCTCCTGCGAAGAGCTCAAATCTCCCTGGCTAGGTGTCCCCGAGTGA